A genomic segment from Stenotrophomonas maltophilia encodes:
- a CDS encoding beta-ketoacyl synthase chain length factor: MIEFSIVDWAAWAPGLSERSQWLGWADAPYPPAGEDAPALPEIPAMQRRRIERLGRMAIQAACWCEDGQGAGSEVPLVFASRHGDVARSMDLLGALVGEQPLSPTGFGLSVHNAIAALYSIARGHRGNYLALAAGQATVETACLEAAGLLADGAREVRVVVYESPLPEIYATFADEPDPFFAWCWRLTAPTPGQPTLSLQWEAAPDAPATSPGTLPHALDLHRFLLSGAPALEHVTQGQRWRWGRRG, translated from the coding sequence ATGATCGAATTCTCCATCGTCGACTGGGCAGCCTGGGCGCCCGGCCTGAGCGAGCGTAGCCAGTGGCTGGGCTGGGCCGATGCGCCGTATCCGCCCGCTGGCGAAGACGCGCCGGCGCTGCCCGAGATCCCGGCGATGCAGCGCCGCCGCATCGAGCGGCTGGGCCGGATGGCGATCCAGGCCGCATGCTGGTGCGAGGACGGGCAGGGTGCCGGCAGCGAGGTGCCGCTGGTGTTCGCCAGCCGCCACGGCGACGTGGCCCGTTCGATGGACCTGCTGGGGGCGCTGGTCGGCGAGCAGCCGCTGTCGCCGACCGGGTTCGGCCTGTCGGTACACAACGCGATCGCTGCGCTGTACTCGATCGCCCGCGGCCACCGCGGCAACTACCTGGCGCTGGCCGCCGGCCAGGCTACGGTCGAGACCGCCTGCCTGGAGGCGGCCGGCCTGCTGGCCGATGGCGCCCGCGAAGTGCGGGTGGTGGTCTATGAATCGCCGCTTCCCGAAATTTACGCGACGTTCGCCGACGAACCCGACCCGTTCTTTGCCTGGTGCTGGCGTTTGACCGCGCCGACGCCGGGCCAGCCGACCCTCTCGCTGCAGTGGGAGGCGGCACCGGACGCCCCTGCCACCTCCCCGGGCACGCTGCCGCACGCGCTGGACCTGCACCGCTTCCTGCTGTCCGGCGCGCCGGCGCTGGAGCACGTGACCCAGGGCCAGCGCTGGCGCTGGGGGCGCCGTGGCTGA
- a CDS encoding acyl carrier protein, with protein sequence MTKNELFERIVSILTDSFEIETARITPEARLYDDLDIDSIDAVDLIVQLKPLLGRNLQPEAFKAVRTVQDIVDVVHGLLPDQAAA encoded by the coding sequence ATGACCAAGAATGAACTGTTCGAACGCATCGTCAGCATCCTGACCGACAGCTTCGAGATCGAAACCGCCCGGATCACCCCCGAGGCCCGCCTGTACGACGACCTGGACATCGACAGCATCGATGCGGTCGACCTGATCGTGCAGCTCAAGCCGCTGCTCGGCCGCAATCTGCAGCCGGAAGCGTTCAAGGCCGTGCGCACCGTGCAGGACATCGTTGATGTCGTACATGGACTGCTGCCGGACCAGGCAGCCGCCTGA
- the hemF gene encoding oxygen-dependent coproporphyrinogen oxidase, which produces MNEFERVRAYLTDLQDRICAAIEAVDGQARFQEDLWQRAEGGGGRTRVLRDGAVFEQAGIGFSDVAGSRLPPSASANRPELAGASWRATGVSLVFHPLNPYVPTTHANVRFFQAQRDGEVVASWFGGGFDLTPFYPFDEDVQHWHRVARDLCTPFGDERYAAHKRWCDEYFFLRHRNETRGVGGLFFDDLHGDFERDFDYLRAVGDGFLDAYLPIVRQRKDAVYGEREREFQLYRRGRYVEFNLVYDRGTLFGLQSGGRSESILMSLPPRVRWEYGFNPEGGSAEARLADYLVPRDWL; this is translated from the coding sequence ATGAACGAATTCGAGCGCGTACGCGCCTACCTCACCGACCTGCAGGACCGCATCTGTGCGGCGATCGAGGCCGTCGATGGCCAGGCCCGCTTCCAGGAAGACCTGTGGCAGCGGGCCGAGGGCGGTGGCGGACGTACCCGCGTACTGCGCGATGGCGCAGTGTTCGAGCAGGCCGGCATCGGCTTCTCCGACGTGGCCGGCAGCCGCCTGCCGCCGTCGGCCTCGGCCAACCGCCCGGAACTGGCCGGCGCCTCCTGGCGCGCTACCGGCGTGTCGCTGGTGTTCCACCCGCTCAACCCCTATGTGCCGACCACCCATGCCAACGTGCGCTTCTTCCAGGCGCAGCGCGACGGCGAAGTGGTGGCCAGCTGGTTCGGTGGTGGCTTCGACCTGACCCCGTTCTATCCGTTCGACGAAGACGTGCAGCACTGGCACCGGGTCGCACGCGACCTGTGCACACCCTTCGGCGACGAACGCTACGCCGCGCACAAGCGCTGGTGCGATGAGTATTTCTTCCTGCGCCATCGCAATGAAACGCGCGGCGTCGGTGGCCTGTTCTTCGACGACCTGCACGGCGACTTCGAGCGCGATTTCGATTACCTGCGCGCGGTCGGCGATGGCTTCCTCGACGCCTACCTGCCGATCGTGCGGCAGCGCAAGGACGCCGTATACGGCGAGCGCGAACGCGAGTTCCAGCTGTACCGCCGTGGCCGCTACGTGGAATTCAACCTGGTCTACGACCGCGGCACCCTGTTCGGGCTGCAGAGCGGTGGCCGCAGCGAAAGCATCCTGATGAGCCTGCCGCCGCGGGTGCGTTGGGAGTACGGCTTCAACCCGGAGGGCGGCAGCGCCGAGGCGCGCCTGGCCGACTACCTGGTGCCGCGCGACTGGCTCTGA
- a CDS encoding cytochrome ubiquinol oxidase subunit I has protein sequence MDALLLSRIQFGFVISFHVLFPAFTIGTASWLAFIEWRWLRTKLPVWRELYFFWQKIFAVSFGMGVVSGIVMAFQFGTNWPRLSEVAGTVIGPLLTYEVLTAFFLEASFLGVMMFGWGRVSPRLHFFSTCMVALGTLFSTFWILSSNSWLHTPAGYEMVNGIVHPVDWWQVVFNPSFPYRLAHMALGSFITTCFVIGGVGAWYLRKGTHVEAGRRMLIAAVAFAALTVPVQIFVGDMHGLNTLKHQPMKIAAMEAHWHETREGEGVPLVVFALPNEKEERNDFEVAIPKLGSVILTHSLDGTFDPLTSVPASERPPVTPVFFAFRIMVGLGTLMLLLAWVSAFQLWRNKLLDSPWLLRGWNWMLPSGFIALISGWFVTEMGRQPWVVYGVLRTADAVGPQSAWMTALSLGVYVVGYAFVFGWGIWYLVKILRHGPQPYAEGPSLDHGSHTPARPLSAADEPLEER, from the coding sequence TTGGACGCGTTGTTGTTGTCCCGGATCCAGTTCGGATTCGTCATCAGTTTCCACGTGCTGTTCCCCGCCTTCACCATCGGCACGGCCAGCTGGCTGGCCTTCATCGAATGGCGCTGGCTGCGCACGAAGTTGCCCGTGTGGCGCGAGCTGTATTTCTTCTGGCAGAAGATCTTCGCGGTGTCGTTCGGCATGGGCGTGGTCAGTGGCATCGTCATGGCCTTCCAGTTCGGCACCAACTGGCCGCGGCTGAGCGAGGTGGCCGGTACGGTCATCGGCCCGCTGCTGACCTATGAAGTGCTGACCGCGTTCTTCCTGGAAGCCAGCTTCCTCGGCGTGATGATGTTTGGCTGGGGCCGGGTCTCGCCGCGCCTGCACTTCTTCTCCACCTGCATGGTGGCGCTGGGCACGCTGTTCTCCACGTTCTGGATCCTGTCGTCCAACAGCTGGCTGCACACGCCGGCCGGTTACGAGATGGTCAACGGCATCGTGCATCCGGTGGACTGGTGGCAGGTGGTGTTCAATCCCTCGTTCCCGTACCGCCTGGCGCACATGGCACTGGGTTCGTTCATCACCACCTGTTTCGTGATTGGTGGCGTGGGCGCGTGGTACCTGCGCAAGGGCACGCACGTGGAAGCGGGTCGGCGCATGCTGATCGCCGCCGTGGCGTTCGCCGCACTGACCGTGCCGGTGCAGATCTTCGTCGGCGACATGCATGGCCTGAACACGCTCAAGCACCAGCCGATGAAGATCGCGGCGATGGAAGCGCACTGGCATGAAACCAGGGAAGGCGAGGGCGTGCCGCTGGTGGTGTTCGCACTGCCCAATGAAAAGGAAGAGCGCAACGATTTCGAAGTGGCCATCCCGAAGCTGGGCAGCGTGATCCTCACCCATTCGCTGGACGGCACCTTCGATCCGCTGACCTCGGTACCGGCCAGCGAACGGCCGCCGGTGACGCCGGTGTTCTTCGCCTTCCGCATCATGGTCGGGCTGGGCACGCTGATGCTGCTGCTGGCCTGGGTGTCGGCCTTCCAGCTGTGGCGGAACAAGCTGCTGGATTCGCCGTGGCTGCTGCGCGGCTGGAACTGGATGCTGCCCAGCGGCTTCATTGCGTTGATCTCCGGTTGGTTTGTCACCGAGATGGGGCGCCAGCCGTGGGTGGTGTATGGCGTGCTGCGCACCGCTGATGCGGTGGGCCCGCAGAGCGCGTGGATGACCGCGCTGTCGCTGGGCGTCTACGTGGTCGGCTACGCCTTCGTGTTCGGCTGGGGGATCTGGTACCTGGTGAAGATCCTGCGCCATGGGCCGCAGCCGTACGCCGAAGGGCCGTCGCTGGACCACGGCAGCCACACCCCGGCGCGCCCACTGTCGGCGGCCGACGAACCGCTGGAGGAGCGCTGA
- a CDS encoding NUDIX hydrolase, with product MSNAAATIRIVAAVILDDRGRALLVRKHGAHRFIQPGGKPEPGEAPLQALARELDEELGVQLRIASAIALGTFEDWAVNEPGHRVQAQAWWVQVDGTPQARAEIAELAWAPLQPPHGLPLAPLSEHHILPAVATRVTAR from the coding sequence GTGAGCAACGCCGCGGCCACGATACGGATCGTGGCCGCGGTCATCCTGGATGACCGCGGCCGGGCGCTGCTGGTGCGCAAGCACGGTGCCCACCGCTTCATCCAGCCCGGTGGCAAGCCCGAACCCGGCGAAGCACCGCTGCAGGCGCTGGCGCGCGAGCTGGACGAGGAACTGGGCGTGCAGCTGCGCATCGCTTCGGCCATCGCGCTGGGTACATTCGAGGACTGGGCAGTGAACGAGCCCGGCCACCGCGTGCAGGCGCAGGCCTGGTGGGTGCAGGTGGACGGCACGCCGCAGGCACGCGCCGAGATCGCCGAACTGGCCTGGGCTCCACTGCAACCGCCGCATGGCCTGCCCTTGGCACCCTTGAGCGAACACCATATCCTGCCGGCGGTCGCCACCCGGGTGACGGCCCGCTGA
- a CDS encoding RNA polymerase sigma factor, which produces MSLLGEALSALRGRRTHDAAAKAAPAEPLDADQAQVRAIIDGSQSAFTQLVETHQRTCAHVIGRMVGDRDQVADLLQETFLAVFRQLHRFRFESSLRTWVSRVAYTTALQHLRRRRLEAQWMVAVEVPEELGIGDEGPGPAELSEALQAGRQLGAALERLSAPQRLIVGLHYLEDFDLAEIEQVTGLARGTIKSHLHRARQVLKQELTRHATAGELL; this is translated from the coding sequence ATGAGCCTGCTCGGCGAAGCATTGTCGGCACTGCGGGGCCGTCGCACCCACGATGCAGCGGCGAAGGCAGCACCCGCCGAACCGCTGGACGCGGACCAGGCCCAGGTGCGGGCCATCATCGATGGCTCGCAGTCGGCCTTCACGCAGCTGGTGGAGACCCACCAGCGCACCTGCGCGCATGTGATCGGACGCATGGTGGGCGACCGCGACCAGGTCGCTGACCTGCTGCAGGAAACCTTCCTGGCCGTGTTCCGCCAGCTGCACCGGTTCCGCTTTGAATCCTCGCTGCGCACCTGGGTTTCCCGGGTTGCCTACACCACTGCACTGCAGCACCTGCGCCGGCGGCGGTTGGAGGCGCAATGGATGGTGGCGGTGGAGGTGCCGGAGGAACTGGGGATCGGCGATGAAGGCCCCGGGCCCGCCGAGTTGAGCGAGGCCCTGCAGGCCGGGCGCCAGCTTGGCGCGGCACTGGAACGGCTGAGTGCACCGCAGCGTCTGATCGTCGGGCTGCATTACCTGGAGGATTTCGATCTGGCCGAGATCGAACAGGTGACCGGGCTGGCACGCGGTACCATCAAGAGCCACCTGCACCGCGCGCGCCAGGTCCTGAAGCAGGAACTGACGCGGCATGCCACCGCCGGAGAGCTGCTGTGA
- a CDS encoding lysophospholipid acyltransferase family protein, whose amino-acid sequence MAEALRRLDHAWRVLGTGLSFAAFGVGGLLLGVLVMPVLLLMRDPVVRRRRARRVVQVAFASHLRLMRALGVMTYQIEGGERLQRDGLLVLANHPTLIDVVCLISLLPNADCVVKRAVACNPFMRGPVRAAGYIANDDGAGLVDDCVAAVHAGGTLVIFPEGTRSVPGQPPRLQRGAANIAVRGRLDITPVRITCTPPTLTKGQKWYRVPSRRFHVRLQIGEDIPIAPFLADDDSPRGDALAARRVTEHLSRYFDLSGDPPRAST is encoded by the coding sequence GTGGCTGAGGCGCTGCGCCGTCTCGATCACGCCTGGCGGGTGCTTGGCACCGGCCTGAGCTTTGCCGCATTTGGCGTGGGCGGCCTGCTGCTGGGCGTGCTGGTGATGCCGGTGCTGCTGCTGATGCGCGACCCGGTGGTCCGCCGCCGCCGGGCCCGCCGCGTGGTCCAGGTCGCCTTTGCCAGCCACCTGCGCCTGATGCGGGCGCTGGGGGTGATGACCTACCAGATCGAGGGCGGTGAACGCCTGCAGCGTGACGGTCTGCTGGTTCTGGCCAATCACCCGACCCTGATCGACGTGGTCTGCCTCATCTCGCTGCTGCCCAATGCCGATTGCGTGGTGAAACGGGCCGTGGCCTGCAATCCGTTCATGCGCGGCCCGGTGCGGGCGGCCGGCTACATCGCCAATGATGACGGGGCCGGCCTAGTCGATGACTGCGTGGCGGCGGTACATGCCGGCGGCACCCTGGTGATCTTCCCGGAGGGCACCCGCAGCGTGCCGGGCCAGCCGCCGCGGCTGCAGCGCGGGGCCGCCAACATCGCCGTCCGCGGCCGGCTGGACATCACCCCGGTGCGGATCACCTGCACCCCGCCCACGTTGACCAAGGGACAGAAGTGGTATCGTGTCCCCTCACGTCGCTTTCACGTTCGGCTGCAGATCGGCGAAGATATCCCGATCGCGCCCTTCCTGGCCGATGACGACTCGCCAAGGGGGGATGCCTTGGCAGCACGCCGCGTCACCGAGCACCTTTCTCGTTATTTCGACCTGTCTGGAGATCCGCCCCGTGCAAGCACTTGA
- a CDS encoding phosphopantetheine-binding protein → MQALEHEIKELIISSLSLEDITPEDIDPTAPLFVEGLGLDSIDALELGLALQKKYGVSLSADSEETRRHFSSVRALGEFVAARQS, encoded by the coding sequence GTGCAAGCACTTGAGCACGAGATCAAGGAATTGATCATTTCCTCCCTTTCGCTGGAGGACATCACGCCGGAGGACATCGATCCGACCGCGCCGTTGTTCGTCGAGGGCCTCGGCCTGGATTCGATCGACGCGCTGGAGCTGGGCCTGGCGCTGCAGAAGAAGTACGGTGTCAGCCTCTCGGCCGATTCGGAAGAAACCCGTCGCCATTTCTCCAGCGTGCGCGCGCTCGGCGAGTTCGTCGCCGCCCGCCAGTCGTAA
- a CDS encoding S9 family peptidase, whose amino-acid sequence MSRVLPLSLLLSAVLAAPAAHAAPTPITIEQAMADPDWIGPPVEKAWWSWNSQQVEYQLKRNGSPVRDTFRQPVAGGVAAQVADDQRGTLDVAEPVYDRSRSRSAFVRNGDVFVRDLRSGALTQLTRSNERAGNVNFAADNGVIWRVGQNWFHWTAASGVQQVASLKAEKDPRTAPKADVLRDQQLRTLETLRRDRDQREALKDQDQRWRQADPTRAPGPVYLGADVEIGDSVLSPDLTHLIVVTKPKDFDDGRTSKMPLYVTESGYEETEDTRTRVGRNGFEPHTLWYVDVRTGKAEKVALGSLPGISTDPLAELRRKAGKDALKGERSVQVMSDFMGGGIRWSADGQQAAVMLRANDNKDRWIISVNAADGRVQNRHRLTDNAWINWGFNDFGWMADGRTLWLLSEESGFSHLYTQAGTAKPQALTSGKWETSAPVPSADGKGFYFLCNQQAPHDYEVCAVDTGNRQVRELTSLNGVEDFSLSPDGQQLLVRYSGAYLPPQLAVLPSTGGQARVLTDTRTAGYKAREWIQPKLVAVPSKHGAGVVWAKYYEPEHKEPGRKYPIVMFVHGAGYLQNVHQRYPAYFREQMFHNLLVEKGYIVLDMDYRGSEGYGRDWRTAIYRNMGHPELEDYKDGLDWLVDTQQGDRDHAGIYGGSYGGFMTFMALFRAPGTFKAGAALRPVVDWHNYNHGYTSNILNTPDIDPEAYRVSSPIEYAQNLQDNLLIAHGMMDDNVFFQDSVHLTQRLIELHKDNWSIAPYPLERHGYVRADSWLDQYKRILKLFEQNLK is encoded by the coding sequence ATGTCCCGAGTGCTGCCCCTGTCCCTCCTGCTGTCGGCCGTGCTGGCCGCACCGGCTGCGCATGCTGCGCCGACGCCGATCACCATCGAACAGGCCATGGCCGACCCGGACTGGATCGGCCCGCCGGTCGAGAAGGCCTGGTGGTCGTGGAACAGCCAGCAGGTGGAGTACCAGCTCAAGCGCAACGGGAGCCCGGTGCGCGATACCTTCCGCCAGCCGGTGGCCGGTGGCGTGGCCGCGCAGGTGGCTGATGACCAGCGCGGCACCCTGGACGTGGCCGAGCCGGTCTACGACCGCAGCCGCAGCCGCAGTGCCTTCGTGCGCAATGGCGATGTGTTCGTGCGCGACCTGCGCAGCGGCGCGCTGACCCAGCTGACCCGCAGCAACGAGCGCGCGGGCAACGTGAACTTCGCTGCCGACAACGGCGTGATCTGGCGCGTCGGCCAGAACTGGTTCCACTGGACCGCCGCCAGCGGCGTGCAGCAGGTGGCCAGCCTGAAGGCCGAGAAGGATCCGCGCACGGCGCCGAAGGCCGACGTGCTGCGCGACCAGCAGCTGCGCACGCTGGAAACCCTGCGCCGCGACCGCGACCAGCGCGAGGCACTGAAGGACCAGGACCAGCGCTGGCGCCAGGCCGACCCGACCCGCGCACCGGGCCCGGTGTACCTGGGCGCCGACGTCGAGATCGGTGACAGCGTGCTGTCGCCGGACCTGACCCACCTGATCGTGGTGACCAAGCCGAAGGACTTCGACGACGGCCGCACCAGCAAGATGCCGCTGTACGTGACCGAATCGGGTTACGAGGAAACCGAGGACACCCGCACCCGCGTCGGCCGCAACGGCTTCGAACCGCACACCCTGTGGTACGTGGACGTGCGCACCGGCAAGGCCGAAAAGGTCGCGCTGGGCAGCCTGCCGGGCATCAGCACCGACCCGCTGGCCGAGCTGCGCCGCAAGGCCGGCAAGGACGCGCTGAAGGGCGAACGCAGCGTGCAGGTGATGAGCGACTTCATGGGCGGTGGCATCCGCTGGAGCGCCGACGGCCAGCAGGCCGCAGTGATGCTGCGTGCCAACGACAACAAGGACCGCTGGATCATCAGCGTCAACGCAGCCGATGGCCGCGTGCAGAACCGCCACCGCCTGACCGACAACGCCTGGATCAACTGGGGCTTCAACGATTTCGGCTGGATGGCCGATGGCCGCACGCTGTGGCTGCTGTCCGAGGAATCGGGCTTCTCGCACCTGTACACCCAGGCCGGCACCGCCAAGCCGCAGGCGCTGACCAGCGGCAAGTGGGAAACCTCGGCGCCGGTGCCGTCGGCCGATGGCAAGGGCTTCTACTTCCTGTGCAACCAGCAGGCGCCGCATGACTACGAAGTCTGCGCGGTCGACACCGGCAACCGCCAGGTGCGCGAGCTGACCAGCCTCAACGGCGTGGAAGACTTCTCGCTGTCGCCGGATGGCCAGCAGCTGCTGGTGCGCTACTCCGGTGCCTACCTGCCGCCGCAGCTGGCGGTGCTGCCCAGCACCGGCGGCCAGGCACGCGTGCTGACCGATACCCGCACCGCCGGCTACAAGGCGCGCGAGTGGATCCAGCCGAAGCTGGTGGCGGTGCCGTCCAAGCATGGTGCCGGCGTGGTCTGGGCCAAGTACTACGAGCCCGAGCACAAGGAACCGGGCCGCAAGTATCCGATCGTGATGTTCGTGCACGGCGCCGGCTACCTGCAGAACGTGCACCAGCGCTACCCGGCCTATTTCCGCGAGCAGATGTTCCACAACCTGCTGGTGGAAAAGGGCTACATCGTGCTGGACATGGACTACCGCGGCAGCGAGGGCTACGGCCGCGACTGGCGCACGGCCATCTACCGCAACATGGGCCACCCGGAACTGGAGGACTACAAGGACGGCCTGGACTGGCTGGTCGACACCCAGCAGGGTGACCGTGACCACGCCGGCATCTATGGCGGTTCCTACGGCGGCTTCATGACCTTCATGGCGCTGTTCCGTGCACCGGGCACCTTCAAGGCCGGCGCCGCGCTGCGCCCGGTGGTCGACTGGCACAACTACAACCACGGCTACACCAGCAACATCCTCAACACCCCGGACATCGATCCGGAGGCATACCGCGTGTCCTCGCCGATCGAGTACGCGCAGAACCTGCAGGACAACCTGCTGATCGCCCACGGCATGATGGATGACAACGTGTTCTTCCAGGACTCGGTGCACCTCACCCAGCGCCTGATCGAACTGCACAAGGACAACTGGTCGATCGCACCGTACCCGCTGGAACGCCACGGTTACGTGCGTGCCGATTCCTGGCTGGACCAGTACAAGCGCATCCTCAAGCTGTTCGAGCAGAACCTGAAGTGA
- the cydB gene encoding cytochrome d ubiquinol oxidase subunit II, protein MDLMTWLPVAWFAVIGFGVLMYVVLDGFVLGIGILAPFAEDEEQLDLMMNTAAPIWDGNETWLVLGGAGLLAAFPKAYAVLLSALYLPVLLLVVALVFRGVAFEFRFKAHRSRRLWSVAFGLGSLLATFAQGVILGTLVQGIPLVDGVYQGGAFAWFSPFAMLTGAALVAGYALLGSTWLILKTEGRVQALARQMTRPLVVAVIAAMGLVSSWLPFLDSRLMARWFSDGNFWWLSPVPLLTLAVAAALWRSATHPRRDLPPFLLSLALFVLGFLGLVLGMWPYLLPPSMTLWQAAAPASSLGFTLVGLVILLPVILGYTAWSYRVFRGKVHADTGYH, encoded by the coding sequence ATGGACCTGATGACCTGGCTGCCGGTGGCATGGTTCGCAGTGATCGGCTTCGGCGTGCTGATGTACGTGGTGCTGGACGGCTTCGTGCTCGGCATCGGCATCCTGGCCCCGTTCGCCGAGGACGAGGAACAGCTGGACCTGATGATGAACACTGCCGCGCCGATCTGGGACGGCAACGAGACCTGGCTGGTGCTGGGTGGCGCCGGCCTGCTGGCGGCCTTCCCCAAGGCCTATGCGGTGCTGTTGTCGGCGCTGTACCTGCCGGTGCTGCTGCTGGTGGTGGCGCTGGTGTTCCGCGGCGTGGCGTTCGAGTTCCGCTTCAAGGCGCATCGTTCACGCCGGCTGTGGAGCGTGGCGTTCGGCCTCGGATCGCTGCTGGCGACCTTCGCCCAGGGCGTGATCCTGGGCACCCTGGTGCAGGGCATCCCGCTGGTGGACGGCGTTTACCAGGGCGGTGCGTTTGCCTGGTTCAGCCCGTTCGCGATGCTGACCGGTGCTGCGCTGGTGGCCGGCTATGCGCTGCTGGGCAGCACCTGGCTGATCCTGAAGACCGAGGGCCGCGTGCAGGCGCTGGCACGGCAGATGACCCGCCCGCTGGTGGTGGCGGTGATCGCGGCGATGGGCCTGGTCAGCAGCTGGCTGCCGTTTCTCGATTCGCGATTGATGGCGCGCTGGTTCAGCGACGGCAACTTCTGGTGGCTGTCGCCGGTGCCGCTGCTGACCCTGGCGGTGGCGGCCGCGCTGTGGCGCAGCGCGACCCATCCGCGCCGCGATCTGCCGCCGTTCCTGCTCAGCCTGGCCCTGTTCGTGCTCGGCTTCCTCGGCCTGGTGCTGGGCATGTGGCCCTACCTGCTGCCGCCGTCGATGACCCTGTGGCAGGCCGCCGCGCCGGCCTCCTCGCTGGGCTTCACCCTGGTTGGGCTGGTCATTCTGCTGCCGGTCATCCTCGGCTACACGGCGTGGTCGTACCGGGTGTTCCGCGGCAAGGTGCACGCCGATACCGGTTACCACTGA